The nucleotide window GGTCAGGAAGACGATCGGCTACGGCATAGCCAGGGGTGACATAATAAGCTTCACCGAGGCCAAGTACAAGGGCGACGTCGCCTTCGTGATGCTCGCCCGCTCGAGGAGGGCCGCTGAGAGAACGTTCTCCGAGCTCTCGGAGCTTCCGATCTACGTCAAGGTCATAGAGATCGAGGGCGAGAGCTGATTCTTTAACTTTTTTAGGGGATGGAGATGAAGCTCGTCCTCGGGGAAGGACTCAGGAAAAAATTGATCGAGAAGGCACGAGGCTCTCCCGTTGAGGTGTGCGGATTTCTCTTCGGGAAAAAGACGGATGAGATGCTCCAGGTCGTTGAAGTTAGGTTCGTTCCAAACAGACTGAACTCTCCAAGGGCTTTTGAGATGGAGCCCGAGGCGATGCTGGAGGCACTCGAATGGGGTGAGGAGAGGAAACTCGATGTCGTCGGGATCTTCCACTCCCATCTCGGCTGTCCGGCCGTGCCGAGCGAAAGGGATCTAAGGGGGATGCTGCTCTGGCCTGTGGTGTGGCTGATCTTCTCGGACGTTGAGGGACTGAGGGCGTGGGTTCTGGAGAATGAACAAACGAGGGAAGTGGAAATAGAAGTTGGAGGAGGGGAGGAGCGTCAGGCTATGAGCTCGACCTCGTAGGCGATAGCGTTGAACTCGCTCATCTTTTCCTTGGCTATTCTCTCCGCCTTTTCTACGTCGTTCGCAGGAACGACAATCTCCCAGGGCATTTCCTTTTCCCGGT belongs to Thermococcus sp. AM4 and includes:
- a CDS encoding M67 family metallopeptidase — encoded protein: MEMKLVLGEGLRKKLIEKARGSPVEVCGFLFGKKTDEMLQVVEVRFVPNRLNSPRAFEMEPEAMLEALEWGEERKLDVVGIFHSHLGCPAVPSERDLRGMLLWPVVWLIFSDVEGLRAWVLENEQTREVEIEVGGGEERQAMSSTS